Below is a window of Arthrobacter sp. SLBN-112 DNA.
ACCTGTTGTGCCGCAGTCCAACGGTCCCGTTGGACGCCCGTTGGCCTCTGCGGCCGCAATGCATGACCGGCAGGTAACTCTACCGGTTCTGGCCCTGAGGGTAGCTATCGTTCCGCGGCCGCTTTCCGGTGATGGTTGCAAGGACAGCTTCCTGCGTCAGCAGTCCGGTGACCTTGCCGTTGTGGTCCACCACGGCATAGTGGCGGCCCTCCACCTGCGACAGGAACTGCACCAGTTCCTGCCCCTTGGACCACTCGGGGACGTAGGCGCCCTCGGCCAGCGGGAAGGAGACTGCGTGGATCGGCGTCGAATCCGCCGCGGCAACCGGGACGGACCGAAGGGCGTCCGGGTCCACCACACCTTCCGGGCGGCCGTCAGATCCGCACACCACAACAGCCTTTCCCCCGCCTTCTGAGAGGCGGAGGGCGTCCCGGACGGTGGCGGTGGCGGGCAGGCCGGCCGCGGGCATCGACAATGCCGCTGCGCTGACGAGTGGAAGCCTGCCGCGCAGTGTGCCCTGCTGGATGGATGCCGAAGCCCCCATCCACAGGAAGCCGCCAACAAGGACGGTGATCATGACGAGGCTGAAGTCCGGGCGGTCACCGGAGAGGAAGGGGCGAAGCAGGAACCAGTACGCGATGGCCAGGACAATGATCCGCCCTCCCCAGCCGGCAGCCACCGTGCCCTTCGCCTGGCTGCCGGTGACTCTCCAGACGATGGACTCGACCAGCCGGCCCCCGTCCAGCGGGAGGCCCGGAAGGACGTTGAAGACACCGATGAGGAAGTTGGCCCACATGAAGATGTTTGTCAGGATTTCGGCGACGCTGCCCAGGC
It encodes the following:
- a CDS encoding site-2 protease family protein yields the protein MAEHSTKPGTGQGAPGRREGIPLGRIAGVPVVLAYSWFVIAAFTVIVYGPVLARNNPMLGASAYVVAFAYAVLLLISVLVHELAHALTAKIYGWPTQKIVLNLWGGHTQFESFTASPGRSVLVALAGPAANFVLAGGAWLVLGTNSLGSVAEILTNIFMWANFLIGVFNVLPGLPLDGGRLVESIVWRVTGSQAKGTVAAGWGGRIIVLAIAYWFLLRPFLSGDRPDFSLVMITVLVGGFLWMGASASIQQGTLRGRLPLVSAAALSMPAAGLPATATVRDALRLSEGGGKAVVVCGSDGRPEGVVDPDALRSVPVAAADSTPIHAVSFPLAEGAYVPEWSKGQELVQFLSQVEGRHYAVVDHNGKVTGLLTQEAVLATITGKRPRNDSYPQGQNR